A genome region from Streptomyces sp. NBC_01296 includes the following:
- the pgl gene encoding 6-phosphogluconolactonase — protein MTTPQVVVHRDKELMAQAAAARLITKIVDAQAARGSASVVLTGGRNGNGLLAALAAAPARDAVDWARLDLWWGDERYVPADDPERNHVQARAALLDAVPVDPARVHVMPASDGPYGDDVDAAADAYAEELRRAAGPEDHGPVPRFDVLMLGVGPDTHVASLFPEHPAARETERTVVGVHGAPKPPPTRVSLTLPAIRAAREVWLLAAGEDKAGAVAIALGGAGEIQAPAAAAYGRSRTLWLLDRAAAAKLPSSMYPPASA, from the coding sequence ATGACGACTCCCCAGGTCGTCGTCCACCGGGACAAGGAGCTGATGGCCCAGGCCGCAGCGGCCCGGCTCATCACGAAGATCGTCGACGCCCAGGCGGCCCGCGGCAGCGCCTCCGTCGTCCTCACCGGCGGCCGCAACGGCAACGGCCTGCTCGCCGCGCTGGCGGCCGCCCCGGCCCGCGACGCCGTCGACTGGGCCCGGCTGGACCTGTGGTGGGGCGACGAGCGGTACGTCCCCGCCGACGACCCCGAGCGCAACCACGTACAGGCCCGTGCGGCCCTCCTGGACGCCGTCCCGGTGGACCCGGCACGCGTGCACGTCATGCCGGCCTCGGACGGCCCGTACGGGGACGACGTCGATGCGGCGGCGGACGCGTACGCGGAGGAGCTGCGGCGGGCCGCGGGCCCGGAGGACCACGGTCCGGTGCCGCGTTTCGACGTGCTGATGCTGGGCGTGGGCCCGGACACGCACGTGGCCTCGCTGTTCCCGGAGCACCCGGCGGCGCGCGAGACCGAGCGCACGGTGGTCGGCGTCCACGGCGCGCCGAAGCCTCCGCCGACGCGGGTCTCGCTGACCCTCCCGGCGATCCGGGCGGCCCGGGAGGTCTGGCTGCTGGCGGCCGGCGAGGACAAGGCGGGCGCGGTGGCGATCGCGCTCGGCGGCGCCGGGGAGATCCAGGCCCCGGCGGCGGCCGCGTACGGGCGCTCCCGCACGCTGTGGCTCCTGGACCGCGCGGCGGCCGCGAAGCTCCCGTCGTCGATGTACCCCCCGGCCTCGGCCTGA
- the opcA gene encoding glucose-6-phosphate dehydrogenase assembly protein OpcA, whose protein sequence is MKIDLTETTSSKINTALVQARRDIGTPAIGMVLTLVIVTDEENAYDALKSANDASHEHPSRIVVVIKRVSRSPRSRRDARLDAEVRVGADSGTGETVVLRLHGELVHHAQSVVLPLLLPDAPVVVWWPDGAPSDLAGDPLGALGQRRITDTYACENPLQGLGERAAAYAPGDTDLSWTRVTPWRSMLAAALDQQALKVTSAAVEGEDENPSCELLAMWLADRLQVPVKRTRSEGPGLTSVRLETKDGDIVLDRADGSLATLCMPGQPDRAVALKRRDTAELLAEELRRLDPDNTYEASLKFGVAKLAVEAPASAPTPAPAPAKAKAAASDSPETVTGPKAEAAKPAAKPAKKASAK, encoded by the coding sequence ATGAAGATCGACCTCACGGAGACCACCTCCAGCAAGATCAACACCGCTTTGGTGCAGGCGCGCCGGGACATCGGCACGCCGGCCATCGGCATGGTCCTCACGCTGGTGATCGTGACCGACGAAGAGAACGCGTACGACGCGCTCAAGTCGGCGAACGACGCGTCCCACGAACACCCTTCGCGGATCGTCGTCGTCATCAAGCGGGTCAGCCGCTCGCCGCGCAGCCGCCGCGACGCCCGTCTCGACGCGGAAGTCCGCGTCGGGGCGGACTCGGGCACCGGCGAGACGGTGGTGCTCCGCCTTCACGGTGAACTGGTCCACCACGCCCAGTCGGTGGTTCTCCCGCTCCTGCTGCCGGACGCGCCCGTCGTGGTCTGGTGGCCGGACGGTGCCCCGTCGGACCTGGCGGGCGACCCGCTGGGTGCGCTCGGGCAGCGCCGGATCACGGACACGTACGCCTGCGAGAACCCGTTGCAGGGGCTCGGGGAGCGGGCCGCGGCCTATGCCCCGGGTGACACGGACCTGTCCTGGACCCGGGTCACGCCGTGGCGGTCGATGCTGGCCGCCGCGCTGGACCAGCAGGCCCTGAAGGTCACCTCGGCGGCCGTCGAGGGCGAGGACGAGAACCCGAGCTGCGAGCTGCTGGCCATGTGGCTGGCGGACCGCCTCCAGGTGCCCGTCAAGCGGACCCGCTCGGAGGGCCCCGGCCTGACCTCGGTCCGGCTGGAGACCAAGGACGGCGACATCGTCCTGGACCGGGCCGACGGCTCGCTGGCCACGCTGTGCATGCCGGGGCAGCCCGACCGTGCGGTGGCGCTCAAGCGCCGTGACACGGCCGAGCTGCTGGCGGAGGAGCTGCGCCGGCTCGACCCGGACAACACGTACGAGGCCTCGCTGAAGTTCGGCGTGGCCAAGCTGGCCGTCGAGGCCCCGGCATCGGCTCCGACGCCGGCGCCGGCGCCGGCCAAGGCCAAGGCCGCGGCCTCGGACTCCCCCGAGACCGTGACCGGCCCGAAGGCCGAAGCCGCGAAGCCCGCGGCCAAGCCCGCGAAGAAGGCCTCGGCCAAGTAG
- the zwf gene encoding glucose-6-phosphate dehydrogenase codes for MTVNGANPLRDAQDRRLPRIAGPSGLVIFGVTGDLSRKKLMPAIYDLANRGLLPPGFSLIGFARREWEHEDFAQEVYEAVKEHSRTPFREEVWQQLVQGCRFVQGDFDDDAAFETLKSTIDELDKAQGTGGNFAFYLSVPPKFFPKVVQQLKNHGLAQKEGSWRRAVIEKPFGHDLKSAEELNKVVHEVFPRDEVFRIDHYLGKETVQNILALRFANTMFEPIWNRSYVDHVQITMAEDIGIGGRAGYYDGIGAARDVIQNHLLQLLALTAMEEPGSFHPKALVAEKLKVLTAVELPEDLGKHTVRGQYSGAWQGGEKVVGYLEEDGIDPKSKTDTYAAIRLEINNRRWAGVPFYLRTGKRLGRRVTEIAVVFKRAPYLPFESGATEELGQNALVIRVQPDEGVTVRFGSKVPGTSMEVRDVTMDFAYGESFTESSPEAYERLILDVLLGDANLFPRHQEVELSWNILDPIEEYWDKHGKPAQYPAGTWGPVEADEMLARDGRSWRRP; via the coding sequence TTGACTGTGAACGGAGCGAACCCGCTTCGTGACGCACAGGACCGGCGGCTCCCGCGCATCGCGGGGCCGTCCGGCCTGGTCATTTTCGGCGTTACGGGTGACCTGTCGCGCAAGAAGCTGATGCCGGCCATCTACGACCTGGCGAACCGGGGGCTGCTGCCGCCGGGCTTCTCGCTGATCGGTTTCGCCCGGCGTGAATGGGAGCACGAGGACTTCGCCCAGGAGGTGTACGAGGCCGTCAAGGAGCACTCGCGCACCCCCTTCCGGGAGGAGGTCTGGCAGCAGCTGGTGCAGGGCTGCCGGTTCGTGCAGGGCGATTTCGACGACGACGCGGCGTTCGAGACGCTGAAGTCGACCATCGACGAGCTCGACAAGGCGCAGGGTACGGGCGGCAACTTCGCCTTCTACCTGTCCGTGCCGCCGAAGTTCTTCCCGAAGGTCGTCCAGCAGCTCAAGAACCACGGGCTGGCGCAGAAGGAGGGCTCCTGGCGGCGTGCCGTCATCGAGAAGCCCTTCGGGCACGACCTCAAGAGCGCCGAGGAGCTCAACAAGGTCGTCCACGAGGTCTTCCCGCGGGACGAGGTCTTCCGGATCGACCACTACCTGGGCAAGGAGACCGTCCAGAACATCCTGGCGCTCCGCTTCGCCAACACGATGTTCGAGCCGATCTGGAACCGGTCGTACGTCGACCACGTGCAGATCACCATGGCCGAGGACATCGGCATCGGCGGCCGGGCCGGGTACTACGACGGCATCGGCGCGGCCCGCGACGTCATCCAGAACCACCTGCTCCAGCTGCTCGCGCTGACCGCGATGGAGGAGCCCGGCTCCTTCCACCCGAAGGCGCTGGTGGCGGAGAAGCTCAAGGTCCTCACGGCCGTCGAGCTCCCCGAGGACCTGGGCAAGCACACCGTGCGCGGCCAGTACTCGGGGGCGTGGCAGGGTGGCGAGAAGGTCGTCGGGTACCTCGAAGAGGACGGCATCGACCCCAAGTCGAAGACCGACACCTACGCGGCCATCCGCCTGGAGATCAACAACCGCCGCTGGGCGGGCGTCCCGTTCTACCTGCGGACCGGCAAGCGCCTGGGCCGCCGGGTGACCGAGATCGCGGTCGTCTTCAAGCGGGCCCCGTACCTGCCGTTCGAATCGGGCGCGACCGAGGAGCTGGGGCAGAACGCCCTGGTCATCCGGGTCCAGCCGGACGAGGGCGTGACGGTGCGCTTCGGCTCCAAGGTTCCGGGCACCTCCATGGAGGTCCGGGACGTCACGATGGACTTCGCGTACGGCGAGTCCTTCACGGAGTCGAGCCCCGAGGCCTACGAGCGGCTGATCCTCGATGTCCTGCTGGGTGACGCGAACCTCTTCCCGCGCCACCAGGAGGTCGAGCTGTCCTGGAACATCCTCGACCCGATCGAGGAGTACTGGGACAAGCACGGCAAGCCCGCGCAGTACCCGGCGGGGACCTGGGGGCCGGTCGAGGCGGACGAGATGCTCGCACGAGACGGACGGAGCTGGCGCCGGCCATGA
- the tal gene encoding transaldolase, translated as MTDALKRLSDEGVAIWLDDLSRKRITSGNLAELIDQSHVVGVTTNPSIFQKAISSGDGYGQQLADLAARKVTVDEAIRMITTADVRDAADILRPVYDSTDGQDGRVSIEVDPRLAHNTTATIAEAKQLAWLVDRPNTLIKIPATKAGLPAITEVIGKGISVNVTLIFSLARYREVMDAYLAGLEKAKAAGLDLSLIHSVASFFVSRVDSEIDKRLDAVGSDEAKALKGKAALANARLAYEAYEEVFSSDRWNALERVGANKQRPLWASTGVKDPAYKDTLYVDDLVAPNTVNTMPEATLEATADHGQITGDTVRATYDQSRAELDAVAKLGISYDDVVQLLEDEGVEKFEASWNDLLKSTEAELERLAPTEA; from the coding sequence ATGACAGACGCACTCAAGCGCCTCTCCGACGAGGGCGTGGCGATCTGGCTGGACGACCTGTCCCGCAAGCGCATCACGTCCGGCAACCTGGCCGAGCTCATCGACCAGTCGCACGTGGTCGGTGTCACCACCAACCCGTCGATCTTCCAGAAGGCGATCAGCAGCGGCGACGGCTACGGGCAGCAGCTCGCCGACCTCGCCGCCCGCAAGGTCACCGTCGACGAGGCCATCCGCATGATCACGACGGCGGACGTCCGCGACGCCGCCGACATCCTGCGCCCGGTCTACGACAGCACCGACGGCCAGGACGGCCGGGTCTCCATCGAGGTCGACCCGCGCCTGGCGCACAACACCACGGCGACGATCGCCGAGGCCAAGCAGCTCGCCTGGCTGGTGGACCGCCCGAACACGCTGATCAAGATCCCGGCGACCAAGGCCGGCCTGCCGGCGATCACCGAGGTCATCGGCAAGGGCATCAGCGTCAACGTCACGCTGATCTTCTCGCTGGCGCGCTACCGCGAGGTCATGGACGCGTACCTGGCGGGTCTGGAGAAGGCCAAGGCCGCGGGCCTGGACCTCTCCCTGATCCACTCGGTCGCCTCCTTCTTCGTGTCCCGCGTGGACAGCGAGATCGACAAGCGTCTGGACGCCGTCGGCTCCGACGAGGCGAAGGCCCTGAAGGGCAAGGCGGCCCTCGCCAACGCCCGTCTGGCCTACGAGGCCTACGAGGAGGTCTTCTCCTCCGACCGGTGGAACGCGCTGGAGCGCGTCGGCGCCAACAAGCAGCGTCCGCTGTGGGCCTCGACGGGTGTCAAGGACCCGGCGTACAAGGACACCCTGTACGTGGACGACCTGGTCGCCCCGAACACGGTGAACACCATGCCGGAGGCCACGCTGGAGGCCACCGCCGACCACGGTCAGATCACGGGTGACACCGTGCGCGCCACGTACGACCAGTCCCGCGCCGAGCTCGACGCGGTCGCGAAGCTGGGCATCTCGTACGACGATGTGGTGCAGCTGCTCGAGGACGAGGGCGTCGAGAAGTTCGAGGCGTCCTGGAACGACCTGCTGAAGTCCACCGAGGCGGAACTCGAGCGCCTCGCCCCCACGGAGGCCTGA
- the tkt gene encoding transketolase has translation MSTKPTTTELDWTDLDQRAVDTARILAADAVQKVGNGHPGTAMSLAPAAYTLFQKVMRHDPADPEWVGRDRFVLSAGHSSLTLYTQLYLGGFGLELADLEAFRTWGSKTPGHPEYGHTAGVETTTGPLGQGIANAVGMAMAARYERGLFDPEAARGASPFDHMVYAIAGDGCLQEGISHEASALAGHQKLGNLVLLWDDNHISIEGDTETAVSEDTLARYEAYGWHVQRVAQQPNGDLDPKALFEALAAAKAETGRPSFIAMRSIIAWPAPHAQGTEASHGSALGDDEVAATKRVLGFDPEKSFDVSAEVLAHTRKALDRGREAKAAWEKDFSAWRTANAERAAEFDRINANELPAGWEDKLPVFETGKGIATRAASGKVLEALGAVIPELWGGSADLAGSNNTTIDKHSSFLPKGNPLPEADPYGRTVHFGIREHAMAATMNGIALHGHTRIYGGTFLVFSDYMRNAVRLSALMHVPVTYVWTHDSIGLGEDGPTHQPVEHLASLRAIPGLNVVRPADANETVIAWREILRRHTKVFGKGAPHGLALTRQGVPTYERNEDAAKGGYVLFEADGGQAQVVLIGTGSEVHLAVAAREALQAEGIAARVVSMPSVEWFEEQDQAYKDSVLPPSVTARVAVEAGIGLTWHRYVGDAGRIVSLEHFGASADAKVLFREFGFTPEAVAAAAKDSIAAAAR, from the coding sequence GTGAGCACCAAGCCGACGACCACAGAGCTCGACTGGACCGATCTCGACCAGCGGGCCGTCGACACCGCCCGCATCCTGGCCGCCGACGCGGTCCAGAAGGTCGGTAACGGCCACCCCGGTACGGCGATGAGCCTGGCCCCCGCCGCGTACACCCTCTTCCAGAAGGTGATGCGGCACGACCCGGCCGATCCCGAGTGGGTCGGCCGCGACCGTTTCGTGCTTTCCGCAGGGCACTCGTCCCTCACTCTGTACACCCAGCTCTACCTGGGCGGCTTCGGCCTGGAGCTGGCCGACCTCGAGGCCTTCCGCACCTGGGGTTCCAAGACCCCCGGCCACCCGGAGTACGGCCACACGGCCGGCGTCGAGACCACCACCGGCCCGCTGGGCCAGGGCATCGCCAACGCGGTGGGCATGGCCATGGCCGCCCGCTACGAGCGCGGCCTGTTCGACCCGGAGGCCGCCCGGGGCGCCTCCCCGTTCGACCACATGGTCTACGCGATCGCGGGCGACGGCTGCCTCCAGGAGGGCATCTCCCACGAGGCGTCCGCCCTGGCCGGCCACCAGAAGCTCGGCAACCTGGTGCTGCTGTGGGACGACAACCACATCTCCATCGAGGGCGACACGGAGACGGCCGTCTCCGAGGACACCCTGGCGCGCTACGAGGCGTACGGCTGGCACGTCCAGCGCGTCGCGCAGCAGCCGAACGGCGACCTGGACCCGAAGGCGCTCTTCGAGGCCCTGGCCGCGGCCAAGGCCGAGACCGGCCGCCCCTCCTTCATCGCGATGCGCTCGATCATCGCCTGGCCGGCCCCGCACGCCCAGGGCACCGAGGCCTCGCACGGTTCGGCCCTCGGCGACGACGAGGTGGCCGCCACCAAGCGCGTCCTCGGCTTCGACCCGGAGAAGTCCTTCGACGTCTCCGCCGAGGTCCTCGCGCACACCCGCAAGGCGCTGGACCGCGGCCGCGAGGCCAAGGCCGCCTGGGAGAAGGACTTCTCCGCCTGGCGCACCGCCAACGCCGAGCGCGCCGCCGAGTTCGACCGCATCAACGCCAACGAGCTGCCCGCGGGCTGGGAGGACAAGCTCCCCGTCTTCGAGACCGGCAAGGGCATCGCCACCCGCGCGGCCTCCGGCAAGGTGCTCGAGGCGCTCGGCGCGGTCATCCCGGAGCTGTGGGGCGGCTCGGCCGACCTGGCCGGCTCCAACAACACCACGATCGACAAGCACTCGTCCTTCCTCCCGAAGGGCAACCCGCTGCCGGAGGCCGACCCGTACGGCCGCACCGTCCATTTCGGCATCCGCGAGCACGCCATGGCCGCGACCATGAACGGCATCGCGCTGCACGGCCACACCCGTATCTACGGCGGCACCTTCCTGGTGTTCTCCGACTACATGCGCAACGCCGTGCGCCTGTCCGCGCTGATGCACGTGCCGGTGACGTACGTGTGGACGCACGACTCCATCGGCCTGGGCGAGGACGGCCCGACCCACCAGCCGGTCGAGCACCTCGCCTCGCTGCGCGCCATCCCGGGCCTGAACGTGGTCCGCCCGGCCGACGCGAACGAGACCGTCATCGCCTGGCGCGAGATCCTGCGCCGCCACACCAAGGTGTTCGGCAAGGGCGCCCCGCACGGTCTGGCGCTGACCCGTCAGGGCGTGCCGACGTACGAGCGCAACGAGGACGCCGCCAAGGGCGGGTACGTGCTCTTCGAGGCGGACGGCGGACAGGCGCAGGTCGTCCTCATCGGCACCGGCTCCGAGGTCCACCTCGCCGTCGCCGCGCGCGAGGCGCTGCAGGCCGAGGGCATCGCGGCCCGCGTGGTCTCGATGCCGTCCGTCGAGTGGTTCGAGGAGCAGGACCAGGCCTACAAGGACAGCGTCCTGCCGCCGTCCGTCACGGCGCGCGTCGCGGTCGAGGCCGGTATCGGTCTGACCTGGCACCGCTACGTCGGCGACGCCGGCCGGATCGTCTCGCTGGAGCACTTCGGTGCCTCCGCCGACGCCAAGGTGCTGTTCCGCGAGTTCGGCTTCACCCCCGAGGCCGTGGCCGCCGCCGCCAAGGACTCCATCGCCGCCGCCGCGCGCTGA
- a CDS encoding heme o synthase codes for MCVTAVESRPAGVLGTSPGHRPFGARVMAFVALTKPRIIELLLITTVPVMFLAEQGVPSLWLVLATCFGGYLSAGGANALNMYIDRDIDALMDRTSQRPLVTGMVSPRECLAFGITLGVVSTLFFGLLVNWLSAALALGALLFYVVVYTMLLKRRTAQNIVWGGIAGCMPVLIGWSAVKNEVSWAAVILFLVIFFWTPPHYWPLSMKVKDDYARVGVPMLPVVAGNQVVARQIVLYSWVMVAVSLLLTPLGYTGWFYTAVALAAGGWWLWEAHALHARAKAGLTGAKLKEMRLFHWSITYVSLLFVAVAVDPFLR; via the coding sequence GTGTGCGTGACGGCCGTCGAATCCCGTCCAGCGGGGGTGCTCGGGACGAGCCCCGGTCACCGGCCGTTCGGGGCCCGCGTCATGGCTTTCGTGGCTTTGACCAAGCCGCGGATCATCGAACTTCTGCTGATCACCACAGTGCCGGTGATGTTCCTTGCTGAGCAGGGCGTGCCGTCACTGTGGCTGGTCCTCGCGACCTGCTTCGGCGGGTACTTGTCCGCGGGCGGCGCCAACGCGCTGAACATGTACATCGACCGCGACATCGACGCGCTGATGGACCGGACCTCGCAGCGGCCGCTGGTGACCGGCATGGTCAGCCCGCGCGAGTGCCTGGCCTTCGGCATCACCCTCGGCGTGGTCTCCACCCTGTTCTTCGGGCTGCTCGTCAACTGGCTGTCGGCGGCGCTCGCGCTCGGCGCGCTCCTCTTCTACGTCGTCGTCTACACGATGCTGCTGAAGCGGCGCACCGCGCAGAACATCGTCTGGGGCGGCATCGCGGGCTGCATGCCGGTGCTCATCGGCTGGTCCGCCGTCAAGAACGAGGTCTCCTGGGCCGCCGTCATCCTCTTCCTCGTCATCTTCTTCTGGACGCCGCCGCACTACTGGCCGCTGTCCATGAAGGTGAAGGACGACTACGCGCGCGTCGGCGTGCCGATGCTGCCGGTCGTGGCGGGCAACCAGGTCGTGGCGCGCCAGATCGTCCTCTACAGCTGGGTGATGGTGGCGGTCTCGCTGCTGCTGACCCCGCTGGGGTACACCGGCTGGTTCTACACCGCGGTCGCACTGGCGGCGGGCGGCTGGTGGCTGTGGGAGGCGCACGCGCTGCACGCACGGGCCAAGGCCGGCCTGACGGGCGCGAAGCTCAAGGAGATGCGCCTGTTCCACTGGTCCATCACGTACGTGTCGCTGCTCTTCGTCGCCGTGGCCGTGGATCCCTTCCTCCGATGA
- a CDS encoding amidohydrolase family protein, producing the protein MIETPPLVDQYCHGVLRTELGLGTFEAQLIRSAGPPAAGTTFFDTQTGFAVRRWCPPLLGLEPHCAPARYLARRRELGVVESGRRLLRGSGVAAYLVDTGEPGDLTGPKELALAGDADAFEVVRLELLAEQVADTSGTVPAFLANLAEAVHHAAAAAVAFTCGADAGYPAVLGRAPEPPGPGEVHGAAGRWLARRPKGGAVRDPVLLRHLLWSAVATGLPLQLHTGAGAGEPGQRPEQADPALLTEFVRATAGLGTRLVLLGGYPYHRHAAQLAAAFPHVHADLGAALGQSGPRAAGVLAEVLEVAPFGKLLFSSGGRRLPELHAVGALVFREALGRVLGGWVGEGAWSWRDAERVAAMIAAGNARRVYRLDERG; encoded by the coding sequence ATGATCGAAACGCCGCCCCTGGTGGACCAGTACTGCCACGGAGTGCTCCGTACGGAGCTGGGCCTCGGCACCTTCGAGGCCCAGCTGATCCGCTCGGCCGGCCCGCCCGCCGCCGGGACCACCTTCTTCGACACCCAGACCGGTTTCGCGGTGCGCCGCTGGTGCCCGCCGCTGCTCGGGCTGGAGCCGCACTGCGCCCCCGCCCGCTACCTGGCCCGGCGGCGCGAGCTCGGCGTGGTCGAGTCCGGGCGCAGGCTGCTGCGCGGCTCGGGCGTCGCCGCCTACCTGGTCGACACCGGAGAGCCGGGAGACCTCACCGGCCCCAAGGAACTGGCGCTCGCGGGGGACGCCGACGCCTTCGAGGTCGTACGGCTGGAGCTGCTGGCCGAGCAGGTCGCCGACACCTCCGGCACGGTCCCCGCCTTCCTCGCCAACCTCGCCGAGGCCGTCCACCACGCCGCCGCGGCCGCCGTGGCCTTCACCTGCGGTGCGGACGCGGGGTATCCCGCCGTCCTCGGCCGCGCCCCCGAGCCGCCCGGTCCGGGCGAGGTGCACGGGGCGGCCGGGCGGTGGCTGGCCCGGCGCCCCAAGGGCGGGGCCGTCCGGGACCCCGTACTCCTGCGGCACCTGCTGTGGAGCGCGGTGGCGACCGGGCTGCCGCTCCAGCTGCACACCGGGGCGGGAGCGGGGGAGCCGGGGCAGCGCCCGGAGCAGGCCGATCCGGCGCTGCTGACGGAGTTCGTACGGGCCACCGCGGGCCTGGGGACCCGGCTGGTGCTGCTCGGCGGATACCCGTACCACCGGCACGCCGCCCAGCTGGCGGCGGCCTTCCCGCACGTCCACGCCGATCTCGGCGCGGCGCTCGGGCAGAGCGGACCGCGGGCGGCGGGGGTGCTGGCCGAGGTGCTGGAGGTCGCCCCCTTCGGCAAGCTGCTGTTCTCCAGCGGCGGGCGCCGGCTGCCCGAACTGCATGCGGTGGGCGCCCTGGTGTTCCGGGAGGCGCTGGGCCGGGTGCTGGGCGGCTGGGTCGGCGAGGGCGCCTGGTCCTGGCGGGACGCCGAACGCGTGGCGGCCATGATCGCGGCGGGCAATGCCCGGCGCGTGTACCGGCTGGACGAGCGCGGGTGA
- a CDS encoding COX15/CtaA family protein: MHKAPRTIRAVLTPLAYIARRWTPSPRIVRQAALAALVMSVLIVVTGGAVRLTGSGLGCDTWPKCTDDSLIVTQAQGFHGAIEFGNRMLTYVLSAAVGWCIIAARSAKPWRRSLTKLGWLQFFIVMGNAVLGGITVLTGLNPYSVAGHFLLATSLITVTTVTWQRTREGDTAPKPRVPGPVRKLSWALVAATLVLIAAGTVVTGSGPHAGDRSEIKRMPFDWAATAHVHAISAWVVCALAVAMWLVLRVVDAPADTRARARDLLIVLLAQGGIGYVQYFTHVPEALVAAHMLGSCLVWIAVVRMALSLRERPAAQAEIPAQGDPLLSSV, from the coding sequence TTGCACAAGGCCCCGCGTACGATAAGGGCCGTGTTGACCCCTCTCGCTTACATCGCACGCCGCTGGACTCCGTCGCCCCGGATCGTCCGGCAGGCCGCGCTTGCCGCGCTCGTCATGAGCGTGCTCATCGTCGTCACCGGCGGTGCGGTGCGGCTGACCGGATCCGGTCTCGGCTGCGACACCTGGCCCAAGTGCACCGACGACAGCCTGATCGTGACCCAGGCGCAGGGCTTCCACGGGGCCATCGAGTTCGGCAACCGCATGCTGACGTACGTGCTCAGCGCGGCCGTCGGCTGGTGCATCATCGCGGCCCGCTCGGCCAAGCCGTGGCGCCGTTCGCTGACGAAGCTCGGCTGGCTCCAGTTCTTCATCGTGATGGGCAACGCGGTCCTCGGCGGCATCACCGTCCTGACGGGGCTCAACCCGTACAGCGTGGCTGGGCACTTCCTCCTCGCCACCTCGCTGATCACGGTCACGACGGTCACCTGGCAGCGCACCCGCGAGGGTGACACCGCTCCGAAGCCGCGCGTCCCCGGTCCGGTGCGCAAGCTCTCGTGGGCCCTGGTCGCGGCCACCCTGGTGCTGATCGCGGCGGGCACGGTGGTCACCGGTTCCGGTCCGCACGCGGGCGACCGCAGCGAGATCAAGCGGATGCCGTTCGACTGGGCGGCCACCGCCCACGTCCACGCGATCTCCGCCTGGGTGGTGTGCGCGCTCGCCGTCGCCATGTGGCTGGTGCTGCGCGTGGTCGACGCGCCGGCCGACACCCGGGCGCGCGCCCGCGACCTGCTGATCGTGCTGCTCGCCCAGGGCGGCATCGGCTACGTCCAGTACTTCACCCACGTGCCCGAGGCCCTGGTCGCCGCCCACATGCTCGGCTCCTGCCTGGTGTGGATCGCCGTGGTCCGCATGGCGCTGAGCCTGCGGGAGCGGCCCGCGGCGCAGGCGGAGATCCCGGCGCAGGGCGACCCGCTGCTCTCCTCCGTCTGA
- a CDS encoding ABC transporter permease, giving the protein MSAGTFAPNPGAAPVSRMILAQTALETRMLLRNGEQLLLTVIIPALLLVLFSAVDIVDTGAQKSVDFLAPGILALAVMSTAFTGQAIATGFDRRYGVLKRLGASPLPRWALMAAKTLSVLVTEVLQIALLTVIALALGWSPHGNPLAVAALVLLGTAAFSGLGLLMAGTLKAEATLAAANLVFLLLLVGGGVIVPMEKFPEAVQSVLGLLPISALSDGLREVLRHGAALPWGDAAVLAAWAVLGLGAAAKLFRWE; this is encoded by the coding sequence ATGAGCGCCGGTACGTTCGCCCCCAACCCGGGGGCCGCGCCCGTGTCCCGCATGATCCTGGCGCAGACCGCGCTGGAGACGCGGATGCTGCTGCGCAACGGGGAGCAGCTGCTGCTGACCGTGATCATCCCGGCGCTGCTGCTGGTGCTGTTCTCCGCCGTCGACATCGTGGATACGGGAGCCCAGAAGTCCGTGGACTTCCTCGCGCCCGGCATCCTGGCGCTGGCCGTGATGTCCACCGCCTTCACCGGACAGGCCATCGCCACCGGCTTCGACCGCCGCTACGGGGTGCTCAAGCGGCTCGGCGCCTCGCCACTGCCGCGGTGGGCGCTGATGGCCGCCAAGACCCTGTCCGTGCTGGTCACCGAGGTGCTGCAGATCGCGCTGCTGACGGTGATCGCCCTCGCGCTGGGCTGGTCCCCGCACGGCAACCCGCTCGCGGTCGCCGCACTGGTCCTACTGGGCACCGCCGCCTTCTCCGGGCTCGGGCTGCTGATGGCGGGCACGCTGAAGGCCGAGGCCACGCTGGCCGCCGCCAACCTGGTGTTCCTGCTGCTGCTGGTCGGCGGCGGGGTGATCGTGCCGATGGAGAAGTTCCCCGAAGCCGTGCAGTCCGTACTCGGCCTGCTGCCGATCTCGGCACTGTCCGACGGGCTGCGCGAGGTGCTCCGGCACGGGGCCGCGCTGCCCTGGGGGGACGCGGCCGTGCTCGCCGCGTGGGCCGTTCTGGGGCTCGGCGCCGCCGCGAAGCTGTTCCGCTGGGAGTGA